A genome region from Alicyclobacillus acidocaldarius subsp. acidocaldarius DSM 446 includes the following:
- a CDS encoding ABC transporter substrate-binding protein yields MRKPFLGIAGAAVVAMGAVTACGQAQSAPSNQANVGSASAAPIHLTLGMWASSPAEKQLVERQIALFEKENPNIKVSIQVITGNYLQALQPMLAAHDAPDIFYVDSSYAPTLEASGAIMPLDSFIKQDHVDLSDFQKNLLDAFTWQGHIYGLPKDMNTMALEYNPALLAKAGIQSPPKTFAQFDQDAAKLKAKGIVPLDMPIDVARYYPFIVDMGGSYYNKATNQATFTNKANVAGLTWFMKEMESGNFVTPQDQGGSWAGVPFAEGKAAMALEGAWIVPFMQQTAPKMKYGIADFPSLNGHDANMLFTVAYEMSKYAKNPDAAAKLLFFMTGKEALKMTADSGLAIPSRTSEQGEFLKKYPSYKGFVDGLKGAIPYQFGTLGQNFLDAINNATQQGILKKESAQQVLSQAQQTLASQMND; encoded by the coding sequence ATGAGGAAACCATTTCTTGGGATCGCGGGTGCGGCAGTGGTCGCGATGGGCGCGGTGACGGCATGCGGCCAGGCGCAGAGCGCGCCCTCCAACCAGGCGAACGTCGGCAGCGCGTCGGCGGCGCCCATTCATCTGACGCTTGGCATGTGGGCGTCGAGCCCGGCGGAAAAGCAGCTCGTGGAGCGTCAGATTGCCTTGTTTGAGAAGGAAAATCCGAACATCAAGGTGAGCATCCAGGTCATCACGGGCAACTACCTGCAGGCGCTGCAGCCGATGCTCGCCGCGCACGACGCGCCGGACATCTTCTACGTGGATTCGTCCTACGCGCCGACGCTCGAGGCTTCGGGCGCCATCATGCCGCTCGACAGCTTCATCAAGCAGGATCATGTCGATTTGTCCGACTTCCAGAAGAACCTGCTCGACGCGTTCACCTGGCAGGGGCACATCTACGGCCTGCCGAAGGACATGAACACGATGGCCTTGGAGTACAACCCGGCGCTCCTCGCCAAGGCGGGCATCCAGTCGCCGCCGAAGACGTTCGCGCAGTTTGACCAGGACGCCGCGAAGCTCAAGGCCAAGGGCATTGTGCCGCTGGACATGCCGATTGACGTGGCGCGCTATTATCCGTTCATCGTCGACATGGGCGGGAGCTACTACAACAAGGCCACGAACCAGGCCACCTTCACCAACAAGGCGAACGTCGCGGGCCTCACGTGGTTTATGAAAGAGATGGAAAGCGGCAACTTCGTGACCCCGCAAGACCAAGGCGGGTCCTGGGCGGGTGTCCCGTTCGCAGAGGGCAAGGCGGCGATGGCCCTTGAGGGCGCTTGGATTGTGCCGTTCATGCAGCAGACCGCGCCGAAGATGAAGTACGGCATTGCGGACTTCCCGTCGCTCAACGGGCACGATGCGAACATGCTGTTTACGGTCGCGTACGAGATGTCGAAGTACGCGAAGAACCCGGATGCTGCCGCGAAGTTGCTCTTCTTCATGACGGGCAAAGAGGCGCTCAAGATGACGGCCGATTCGGGCCTCGCCATTCCCTCTCGGACCAGCGAGCAGGGCGAGTTTCTGAAGAAGTATCCGTCGTACAAGGGCTTCGTGGACGGTCTCAAGGGCGCCATTCCGTATCAGTTCGGCACGCTCGGGCAGAACTTCCTCGACGCCATCAACAATGCCACGCAACAAGGCATTCTGAAGAAGGAGTCGGCGCAGCAAGTCTTGAGTCAGGCGCAGCAGACGCTCGCTTCACAGATGAACGACTGA